The following proteins are encoded in a genomic region of Flexivirga oryzae:
- a CDS encoding maleylacetate reductase, which yields MLRFTHESLGQRVVFAPSDAAAAVAAEVAALEASRVMLIASAREAVLADPIAAGIPVAVRHDEVVMHVPVPVGERARAAAADAGVDAIVTVGGGSTTGLGKAVALATGLPIVAVPTTYAGSEATNVWGLTEGETKTTGVDARVLPRSIVYDASLLTSLPADLAVASGLNALAHGVDAMWGPRADPIDAALAGEGIRGLADGLPVVARDGASVAGVENTLYGAYLAAVAFASAGSGLHHKICHVLGGMFNLPHAQTHAVVLPHVLAFNAPNAPEAQRRIAAAIGTDTAVAGLAALRAAVDAPTALRDYGMPQDGIPKAVAPILAAAPANNPTPLTEENRT from the coding sequence ATGCTGCGGTTCACGCACGAATCACTCGGTCAGCGTGTGGTTTTCGCGCCTTCGGATGCGGCTGCTGCGGTGGCTGCGGAGGTGGCGGCGCTGGAGGCTTCGCGGGTGATGTTGATCGCGTCGGCGCGGGAGGCGGTGCTGGCCGACCCGATCGCGGCCGGGATCCCGGTCGCGGTGCGGCACGACGAGGTGGTGATGCACGTGCCGGTGCCGGTCGGCGAGCGCGCCCGGGCCGCCGCGGCCGACGCCGGAGTGGACGCGATCGTGACGGTCGGCGGCGGATCCACCACCGGGTTGGGCAAGGCGGTGGCGCTGGCCACCGGGCTGCCGATCGTGGCCGTGCCCACCACGTACGCCGGGTCGGAGGCCACCAACGTGTGGGGGCTGACCGAGGGCGAGACCAAGACCACCGGCGTCGACGCCCGGGTGCTGCCGCGCTCGATCGTGTATGACGCGAGCCTGCTCACTTCCCTTCCCGCCGACCTGGCCGTCGCCTCCGGGCTGAACGCGCTGGCGCACGGCGTGGACGCGATGTGGGGGCCGCGCGCCGACCCGATCGACGCGGCGCTGGCCGGCGAGGGCATCCGCGGCCTGGCCGACGGGTTGCCTGTCGTGGCCCGCGACGGCGCGTCCGTGGCGGGTGTCGAGAACACCCTGTACGGGGCGTACCTGGCCGCGGTGGCGTTCGCGTCCGCCGGATCCGGGTTGCACCACAAGATCTGCCACGTGCTCGGCGGGATGTTCAACCTGCCGCACGCGCAGACCCACGCCGTGGTGCTGCCGCACGTGCTGGCCTTCAACGCACCGAACGCGCCCGAGGCGCAGCGGCGCATCGCCGCCGCGATCGGCACCGATACCGCGGTCGCCGGACTGGCCGCGTTGCGTGCCGCCGTCGACGCGCCCACCGCGTTGCGGGACTACGGGATGCCGCAGGACGGCATACCCAAGGCAGTTGCGCCGATCCTGGCCGCCGCACCCGCGAACAACCCCACCCCCCTGACCGAAGAGAACAGAACCTGA
- a CDS encoding dioxygenase: protein MTTTEHAPISPEQQAVEDRLVRNVVSSFDECGNPRLQQVMVSLVRHLHAFIRDVRLTDDEWSAAIDFLTRAGHITDDVRQEFILLSDVLGASMQTININNTAYENATEATVFGPFFVDGSPEINNGEDMSFGAPGEPCWVEGTVTDTTGNPLAGAKIEVWEADEDGMYDVQYDVGKRAARAHLFSEPDGSYRFWGLTPTPYPIPDDGPVGQMLTAVGRSPLRAAHLHFMVTHDGHRTLVTHIFPTGDPIGKKDTVFGVKDSLIKDFATQPAGTPTPDGRDVDGTWSRVRFDIVLAPEGA, encoded by the coding sequence ATGACCACCACCGAGCACGCACCGATCAGCCCCGAACAGCAGGCCGTCGAGGACCGGCTGGTCCGCAACGTCGTCTCGTCGTTCGACGAGTGCGGCAACCCGCGGCTGCAGCAGGTGATGGTGTCGCTGGTGCGGCACCTGCACGCGTTCATCCGGGACGTGCGGCTGACCGATGACGAGTGGTCGGCCGCGATCGACTTCCTCACCCGCGCCGGGCACATCACCGACGACGTGCGGCAGGAGTTCATCCTGCTCTCGGACGTGCTGGGTGCGTCGATGCAGACCATCAACATCAACAACACCGCCTACGAGAACGCCACCGAGGCAACGGTCTTCGGACCGTTCTTCGTCGACGGGTCACCGGAGATCAACAACGGCGAGGACATGTCGTTCGGCGCACCCGGCGAACCGTGCTGGGTCGAAGGAACCGTCACCGACACCACCGGCAACCCGCTGGCCGGGGCGAAGATCGAGGTCTGGGAGGCCGACGAGGACGGCATGTATGACGTGCAGTACGACGTCGGCAAGCGTGCCGCCCGGGCGCACCTGTTCAGCGAACCCGACGGGTCCTACCGGTTCTGGGGGCTGACGCCCACGCCATACCCCATCCCGGACGACGGCCCGGTCGGGCAGATGCTCACCGCCGTCGGCCGCTCCCCGCTGCGCGCAGCCCACCTGCACTTCATGGTCACCCACGACGGCCACCGCACCCTGGTCACCCACATCTTCCCCACCGGCGACCCGATCGGGAAGAAGGACACCGTCTTCGGCGTCAAGGACTCCCTCATCAAGGACTTCGCGACCCAACCCGCCGGCACCCCCACCCCCGACGGCCGCGACGTCGACGGCACCTGGAGCCGGGTGCGCTTCGACATCGTGCTGGCACCCGAAGGCGCCTGA
- a CDS encoding type II toxin-antitoxin system VapC family toxin, translating into MARALILDSEAVAALAQRRQGMAERLAAAQEADHRVVIPTVVLAEVATGALTDAAIWHVLGKIPTVDLPESVEMRAGTLRSRAERTRRKKRDLTVDAIVAATAVELAPSVVLTADRSDLELLTDGFDVKVSPV; encoded by the coding sequence ATGGCTCGAGCCCTGATCCTGGACTCCGAGGCTGTCGCCGCCCTGGCCCAGCGACGTCAGGGTATGGCGGAACGGCTCGCGGCCGCGCAAGAAGCCGATCATCGCGTGGTGATCCCCACGGTGGTGCTTGCCGAGGTCGCCACGGGCGCGCTGACGGATGCTGCGATCTGGCACGTGCTCGGCAAGATCCCCACGGTCGACCTGCCCGAAAGCGTTGAGATGCGTGCTGGCACGCTGCGCTCCCGCGCCGAGCGCACCCGTCGCAAGAAGCGTGACCTCACGGTCGACGCGATCGTCGCTGCAACCGCGGTCGAACTCGCACCGTCGGTCGTCCTCACCGCGGACAGGTCCGACCTGGAACTCCTGACCGATGGATTCGACGTGAAGGTCTCGCCTGTGTGA
- a CDS encoding acyl-CoA dehydrogenase family protein — MTRLAQTEDLTDIQQEILKAVHQFVEDKIIPVAQELEHSDTYPQEIVDGLKELGVFGLTIPEEYGGLGESLLTYALVVEEIARGWMSVSGVINTHFIVAYLLMQHGTEEQKKKYLPRMATGEVRGAFSMSEPSLGSDVSAVSTKATKQDDGSYAITGQKMWLTNGASSTLVALLTKTDEGAESVYKNMTTFLVEKEAGFGETAQGVTVPGKIEKMGYKGVETTELILEGHQIAADQILGGTPGKGFFQMMDGVEVGRVNVAARACGLAIRGFELGIAYAQQRKTFGKIIAEHQAILFRLAEMATKVETIHAMMVRAARLKDSGGRVDVEAGMAKMLASEYANEVVEDSFRIHGGYGYSKEYEIERLMREVKFMLIGEGTSDIQKMIIGRQLLKEYKA; from the coding sequence ATGACCCGTCTTGCTCAGACCGAGGATCTCACTGATATTCAGCAGGAGATCCTCAAGGCTGTCCACCAGTTCGTCGAGGACAAGATCATCCCTGTCGCGCAGGAGCTGGAGCACTCTGACACCTATCCGCAGGAGATCGTGGATGGTCTGAAGGAGCTGGGTGTCTTCGGTCTGACGATCCCGGAGGAGTACGGCGGCCTGGGTGAGTCGCTGCTGACCTATGCGTTGGTGGTCGAGGAGATCGCCCGCGGCTGGATGAGCGTCTCCGGCGTCATCAACACGCACTTCATCGTCGCCTACCTGCTGATGCAGCACGGCACCGAGGAGCAGAAGAAGAAGTACCTGCCCCGGATGGCGACCGGCGAGGTGCGTGGCGCGTTCTCGATGTCGGAGCCCTCCCTGGGCTCGGACGTCTCGGCCGTCTCCACGAAGGCGACCAAGCAGGACGACGGCTCGTATGCGATCACCGGCCAGAAGATGTGGCTGACCAACGGCGCCTCCTCGACGCTGGTCGCGTTGCTGACCAAGACCGACGAGGGTGCTGAGTCGGTCTACAAGAACATGACGACCTTCCTCGTCGAGAAGGAGGCCGGGTTCGGCGAGACCGCCCAGGGCGTCACCGTGCCGGGCAAGATCGAGAAGATGGGCTACAAGGGCGTCGAGACGACCGAGCTCATCCTCGAGGGTCACCAGATCGCCGCCGACCAGATCCTGGGCGGGACCCCGGGCAAGGGCTTCTTCCAGATGATGGACGGTGTCGAGGTCGGCCGGGTCAATGTCGCCGCCCGCGCCTGTGGTCTCGCGATCCGCGGCTTCGAGCTCGGGATTGCTTATGCGCAGCAGCGCAAGACGTTCGGCAAGATCATCGCCGAGCACCAGGCGATCTTGTTCCGGCTTGCGGAGATGGCGACCAAGGTCGAGACCATCCACGCGATGATGGTCCGTGCTGCTCGCCTCAAGGACAGTGGTGGCCGGGTCGATGTCGAGGCAGGTATGGCGAAGATGCTGGCCTCGGAGTACGCGAACGAGGTGGTTGAGGACTCCTTCCGCATCCACGGCGGCTACGGCTATTCCAAGGAGTACGAGATCGAGCGGCTGATGCGTGAGGTCAAGTTCATGCTGATCGGTGAGGGCACCTCCGACATCCAGAAGATGATCATCGGCCGCCAGCTGCTCAAGGAGTACAAGGCCTGA
- a CDS encoding enoyl-CoA hydratase/isomerase family protein gives MVLHVEDQAGVRTLTLDSPGKKNALDASTLLTLRDVLLETGADESVRVVRLQGAGEDFCSGSDMTEARAAHPLRRLRRFNEAVEALVDLPQPVVARVDGVAVGAGLSLALASDLVVASKRARFCAIFTRRGMSPDAGCSWLLTHTVGLLQAKRLTLLADMVGAQEALALGLATYVVEPADLDLTVEELCGRLAAGPPIGLAQSKALLNRSAHGSLHDVLWQEAAAQTVNFATDAPDAIAAYRNRTEPSFGGTFRVDQTQP, from the coding sequence ATGGTGCTGCACGTCGAAGACCAGGCAGGCGTCCGCACGTTGACGCTCGACAGCCCGGGAAAGAAGAACGCGTTGGACGCCTCGACGCTGCTGACGCTGCGCGATGTGCTCCTGGAGACCGGAGCCGACGAGAGCGTCCGGGTGGTGCGTCTGCAGGGCGCCGGGGAGGACTTCTGCTCCGGATCCGATATGACGGAGGCCCGCGCCGCACACCCCCTGCGGAGGCTGCGTCGGTTCAACGAAGCAGTGGAGGCGCTCGTCGACCTGCCGCAGCCGGTGGTGGCTCGAGTGGACGGCGTGGCCGTCGGTGCGGGGCTCAGCCTGGCCTTGGCCAGCGACCTCGTCGTGGCGTCGAAGCGCGCCCGGTTCTGCGCCATCTTCACCCGTCGTGGGATGTCGCCTGACGCCGGCTGCTCGTGGTTACTGACCCATACGGTGGGGCTGCTTCAAGCCAAGCGGCTGACCCTCCTGGCCGACATGGTGGGTGCACAGGAGGCTCTCGCACTGGGACTGGCCACCTATGTGGTGGAGCCGGCTGACCTCGACCTCACCGTCGAAGAGTTGTGCGGGCGGTTGGCCGCTGGGCCGCCGATCGGGCTGGCCCAGAGCAAGGCGCTGCTGAATCGGTCCGCCCACGGGAGCTTGCACGACGTCTTATGGCAGGAGGCTGCAGCTCAGACGGTCAACTTCGCCACCGACGCACCCGACGCCATCGCCGCATACCGGAATCGCACCGAGCCCAGCTTTGGAGGCACCTTCCGTGTCGACCAGACCCAACCCTGA
- a CDS encoding MaoC family dehydratase, translated as MIGSVAEAKALVGQPLGTSAGLLVDQARIDAFAEATGDHQWIHVDPERAASGPFGTTIAHGYLTLSLVPVLAAEIYSFGFGSARLNYGSDKVRFPQPVAVGSTLRATAEFTEVRRGPQGTFITTRSTVIADGAVKPACVAETVTLVVGDA; from the coding sequence GTGATCGGATCGGTAGCCGAGGCCAAGGCACTGGTCGGCCAGCCGCTCGGCACCAGCGCGGGGCTGCTGGTCGACCAGGCCCGCATCGATGCCTTCGCCGAGGCCACCGGTGATCACCAATGGATCCACGTCGATCCCGAGCGGGCCGCGTCCGGGCCGTTCGGGACGACCATCGCGCATGGCTACCTCACGCTCTCGCTGGTCCCGGTACTCGCGGCGGAGATCTACTCCTTCGGCTTCGGCTCGGCCCGGCTCAACTACGGCAGCGACAAGGTCCGCTTCCCGCAGCCCGTAGCGGTCGGCTCGACCCTGCGCGCGACCGCCGAGTTCACCGAGGTACGCCGAGGGCCGCAAGGCACTTTCATCACCACCCGATCCACCGTCATCGCCGACGGCGCCGTGAAGCCCGCCTGCGTGGCCGAGACAGTCACTCTGGTCGTGGGAGACGCCTGA
- a CDS encoding acetyl-CoA C-acetyltransferase, whose translation MNGIRDVVICEPIRTAIGGYGGMFMSVTATQLGVAALRGLLERTQLPPDEIDDVILGHCNPNAEAPAIGRVVAMDAGLPVTVGGQQVDRRCGSGLQSVINAVMQVASGGSDLVIAGGAESMSNVPFYSLDMRWGGARTGVRIHDGLVRARQTAGGEAYPVPGGMLETAENLRRDYGITREEQDEFAVASHRKAVAAQRSGALAEEIVPVTVRTRKGEEVITIDEHPRAEASVETLARLRPVLLKSDPEATVTAGNASGQNDAASMAVVTTAEKAERLGLSPLVRLVSWGLAGVQPNRMGIGPVPATAGALDRAGITLDELDVIELNEAFAAQALAVLREWKIDVADERLNARGSGISLGHPVGATGGRMLATLARELHQRQGRYGLLTMCIGGGQGLAGVFERVS comes from the coding sequence ATGAACGGCATTCGCGACGTCGTGATCTGCGAGCCGATCCGCACCGCCATCGGCGGTTACGGCGGCATGTTCATGTCCGTCACCGCCACCCAGCTCGGCGTGGCCGCGCTGAGGGGCCTGCTCGAGCGCACCCAGCTGCCGCCCGACGAGATCGACGACGTCATCCTCGGGCACTGCAACCCCAACGCCGAGGCGCCGGCGATCGGCCGCGTGGTCGCGATGGACGCCGGTCTGCCCGTCACGGTCGGCGGCCAGCAGGTCGACCGGCGCTGCGGCTCGGGCCTCCAGTCGGTGATCAACGCGGTCATGCAGGTCGCCTCCGGCGGCAGCGACCTCGTCATCGCCGGCGGCGCCGAATCGATGAGCAACGTCCCCTTCTACTCCCTCGACATGCGCTGGGGTGGCGCCCGCACCGGCGTGAGGATCCACGACGGCCTGGTCCGGGCCCGACAGACCGCGGGCGGCGAGGCCTATCCCGTCCCCGGCGGCATGCTGGAGACCGCGGAGAACCTGCGCCGCGACTACGGCATCACCCGCGAGGAGCAGGACGAGTTCGCGGTGGCCTCCCATCGCAAGGCCGTCGCCGCACAGCGCTCTGGCGCGCTCGCCGAGGAGATCGTCCCGGTGACGGTGAGGACGCGGAAGGGCGAGGAGGTCATCACCATCGACGAGCATCCCCGCGCGGAGGCCTCGGTCGAGACTCTCGCGAGACTGAGGCCGGTGCTGCTGAAGAGCGACCCGGAGGCCACCGTCACCGCCGGCAACGCCTCCGGTCAGAACGACGCCGCCTCGATGGCGGTCGTCACCACCGCCGAGAAGGCCGAACGTCTCGGCCTGAGCCCGTTGGTGCGCCTGGTCAGCTGGGGCCTGGCCGGGGTCCAGCCCAACCGCATGGGCATCGGCCCGGTGCCGGCGACCGCGGGCGCACTGGACCGCGCCGGCATCACGCTGGACGAGCTCGACGTGATCGAGCTCAACGAGGCCTTCGCCGCTCAAGCCCTCGCCGTGCTGCGGGAGTGGAAGATCGACGTAGCCGACGAGCGGCTCAACGCCCGCGGATCCGGCATCTCCCTCGGTCACCCGGTCGGGGCGACCGGCGGCCGGATGCTCGCCACCCTGGCTCGCGAGCTGCACCAGCGCCAGGGCCGCTACGGCCTGCTGACCATGTGCATCGGCGGCGGTCAGGGTCTGGCCGGCGTCTTCGAGCGGGTCTCCTGA
- a CDS encoding MaoC family dehydratase N-terminal domain-containing protein, with protein MGGTGAAHGWRPHVVTDEAVAEAAPVAAFQALLDDGLPLLRAGDPLPPLWHWLALPIWPRSSALGADGHPRRGGFLPPIELPRRMFAGGEIILHAPIPIGSSVRRGAEVIGVEHKQGRSGALAVVTTRTRLHVGDTLCLEERQDLIYRSAPPRDPDVPPAQPAPPMPVEPVVPAAPLEKVAEHDGGGEWVLRTDPTLLMRFSAATANPHRIHYDWPYATGVEGYPGLVVQGPLMTLLLAEAARLSGLADVRSLTHRNVAPLFCGDPGRLYLAADPDAPGTHLAHLVSAETVRTSLSIATGS; from the coding sequence ATGGGCGGCACCGGAGCCGCGCACGGGTGGCGCCCCCACGTCGTCACCGACGAGGCAGTGGCTGAGGCTGCGCCGGTCGCGGCCTTTCAGGCACTCCTCGATGACGGGCTGCCGCTGCTGCGGGCCGGGGATCCGCTGCCGCCGCTGTGGCACTGGCTGGCGCTGCCTATCTGGCCCCGGTCCTCGGCCCTCGGGGCGGACGGTCACCCTCGGCGCGGTGGTTTCCTGCCTCCGATCGAGCTGCCGCGGAGGATGTTCGCCGGCGGGGAGATCATCCTGCACGCGCCGATCCCGATCGGCTCCTCTGTACGTCGGGGGGCCGAGGTCATCGGTGTGGAGCACAAGCAGGGCCGCTCGGGGGCGTTGGCCGTGGTCACGACCCGGACCCGGCTCCACGTCGGCGACACGCTCTGCCTCGAGGAGCGACAGGACCTGATCTACCGCTCGGCGCCGCCGCGCGATCCGGATGTGCCGCCCGCGCAGCCGGCCCCGCCGATGCCGGTCGAGCCGGTCGTGCCCGCTGCACCACTGGAGAAGGTGGCCGAGCACGACGGCGGGGGAGAGTGGGTGCTGCGGACCGACCCAACGCTTCTGATGCGGTTCAGCGCCGCCACCGCGAACCCCCATCGAATCCACTACGACTGGCCCTACGCGACCGGAGTCGAGGGCTATCCCGGCTTGGTGGTGCAGGGTCCGCTGATGACGCTGCTGCTCGCCGAGGCTGCACGCCTATCGGGTTTGGCCGACGTACGCAGCCTGACGCACCGCAACGTTGCGCCGCTCTTCTGCGGCGATCCGGGCCGGCTGTATCTGGCCGCAGACCCGGACGCGCCGGGGACGCATCTTGCTCACCTGGTCTCCGCGGAGACCGTCCGAACCAGCCTGTCCATCGCGACCGGCTCCTGA
- the fabG gene encoding 3-oxoacyl-ACP reductase FabG: MGAGMGLLEGRTAVITGGAQGLGLAIAKRYVEEGARVVLGDLDLAATEAAAKELGGDDVARAVRCDVTDFGQVKALLEAAVDAFGSLDIMVNNAGITRDATMRKMTEDEFDQVISVHLKGAWNGTKLASLIMREQEPVDGRRGVIVNMSSISGKVGMIGQTNYSAAKAGIVGLTKAAAKELAHLGVRVNAIQPGLIRSAMTEAMPQKAWDSKLAEIPMGRAGEPDEIATVALFLASDLSSYITGTVTEVTGGRHL; this comes from the coding sequence ATGGGTGCAGGCATGGGTTTGCTGGAGGGCCGGACGGCCGTCATCACCGGCGGCGCGCAGGGCCTCGGGCTGGCGATCGCGAAGCGGTACGTCGAGGAGGGCGCCCGCGTGGTGCTCGGCGACCTCGACCTGGCCGCCACCGAGGCCGCCGCCAAGGAGCTGGGCGGAGACGACGTGGCCCGGGCGGTACGCTGCGACGTCACCGACTTCGGCCAGGTCAAAGCGTTGCTGGAGGCTGCGGTAGATGCCTTCGGATCGCTGGACATCATGGTCAACAACGCCGGCATCACTCGCGACGCGACGATGCGCAAGATGACCGAGGACGAGTTCGACCAGGTCATCTCGGTGCATCTGAAGGGGGCCTGGAACGGCACCAAGCTGGCCTCACTGATCATGCGCGAGCAGGAGCCGGTCGACGGGCGCAGGGGCGTGATCGTCAACATGTCCTCGATCTCGGGCAAGGTCGGGATGATCGGACAGACCAACTACTCCGCTGCCAAGGCGGGCATCGTCGGCCTGACCAAGGCCGCAGCCAAGGAGCTCGCCCACCTCGGAGTGCGGGTCAACGCCATCCAGCCCGGGCTGATCCGCAGCGCAATGACCGAGGCAATGCCGCAGAAGGCTTGGGACTCCAAGCTGGCCGAGATCCCGATGGGTCGCGCCGGGGAGCCGGATGAGATCGCCACGGTGGCGCTCTTCTTGGCCAGCGACCTGTCGTCGTACATCACCGGCACCGTCACCGAGGTCACCGGCGGGCGGCACCTCTGA
- a CDS encoding acyl-CoA dehydrogenase family protein encodes MSQLTADEEQMVALVREFVDEKVKPNVRGFEESDTYPEAFIEEMKELGFFGLLVPAEYGGVEVSMAAFARVTAELARGWMSLAGAIGGHAVITYLVKTFGTPEQQAAYLPRLASGELRATMALTEPGGGSDLQSMSTYATREGDDLVINGAKTWISNAAHSGLLGLLCKTDRDASPAHRGMSVILVETGGWEGEHGPDPAGYEVSAKIPKLGYKGVEACTLSFDGMRVPAAAVLGGEPHQGWRQMMRGLEVGRIQVAARALGVGQAALESAVAYAQQRESFGKPIWKHESVGNLIADMATRMRAARLLTLDAAERLDAGKRADLEAGMAKLFASETAMQVALDAMRVHGGYGYSREFDVERYFRDAPLMILGEGTNEIQRNVIAAQVIARAAKKESY; translated from the coding sequence ATGAGCCAGCTCACCGCCGACGAGGAGCAGATGGTCGCCCTCGTTCGGGAGTTCGTGGACGAGAAGGTCAAGCCGAATGTCCGCGGCTTCGAGGAGAGCGACACCTATCCGGAGGCCTTCATCGAGGAGATGAAGGAGTTGGGCTTCTTCGGCCTCCTGGTGCCGGCCGAGTATGGCGGCGTCGAGGTGAGCATGGCGGCGTTCGCGCGGGTGACCGCGGAGCTGGCGCGGGGCTGGATGAGCCTGGCCGGGGCGATCGGCGGGCACGCGGTGATCACCTATCTGGTCAAGACGTTCGGCACGCCCGAGCAACAGGCCGCGTATCTGCCGCGGTTGGCGAGCGGCGAGCTCCGCGCGACGATGGCGCTGACCGAGCCCGGGGGTGGCTCGGACCTGCAGAGCATGAGCACCTACGCCACCCGCGAGGGTGACGACCTGGTCATCAACGGTGCGAAGACCTGGATCTCGAACGCCGCCCACTCCGGCCTGCTCGGGCTGCTGTGCAAGACCGATCGTGACGCGAGCCCTGCCCACCGGGGGATGAGCGTGATCCTGGTCGAGACGGGCGGCTGGGAGGGCGAGCACGGGCCCGACCCGGCCGGCTATGAGGTGTCGGCGAAGATCCCGAAGCTGGGCTACAAGGGCGTCGAGGCCTGCACGCTGTCCTTCGACGGCATGCGGGTGCCGGCCGCCGCCGTACTCGGGGGCGAGCCGCACCAGGGTTGGCGCCAGATGATGCGCGGCCTCGAGGTCGGCCGCATCCAGGTCGCCGCCCGCGCCCTCGGCGTCGGCCAAGCCGCGCTGGAGTCCGCGGTTGCCTACGCCCAGCAGCGAGAGTCGTTCGGGAAGCCGATCTGGAAGCACGAGAGCGTGGGCAACCTGATCGCGGACATGGCGACGAGGATGCGTGCGGCCCGACTGCTGACCCTGGACGCGGCCGAGCGGCTCGATGCCGGCAAGCGCGCCGACCTGGAGGCCGGGATGGCGAAGCTGTTCGCCTCCGAGACCGCGATGCAAGTCGCGCTGGACGCGATGCGGGTGCACGGCGGCTACGGCTATTCACGCGAGTTCGACGTCGAGCGCTACTTCCGCGACGCCCCGCTGATGATCCTCGGCGAGGGGACCAACGAGATTCAACGCAACGTGATCGCGGCGCAGGTCATCGCCCGCGCCGCCAAGAAGGAGAGCTACTAG
- a CDS encoding HpcH/HpaI aldolase/citrate lyase family protein, which produces MSRLDSGRTFLFVPGDRPERFAKAVAAGADVVVVDLEDAVAPEAKESARAAVVTWLGSLSSEAAAAVVVRVNAAGTPWHEADLEAVAGRAGAVMMAKAEAGTPLAAAGRRVPVIALIETATGALDARAIAATEGVVRLAFGSFDLAAELGIDPLDAQALVPSRGALVLASAAAGIAGPIDGVHAAIDDVEALTAEADAARRLGFGGKLCIHPRQVAVVDAVLRPSAADVAWARSILDATAVAHEGGVATVDGRMVDKPVIDRATRIIAAAARKEDA; this is translated from the coding sequence ATGAGCAGGCTGGACAGCGGCCGGACCTTCCTCTTCGTGCCGGGTGATCGGCCCGAGCGCTTCGCTAAGGCTGTTGCCGCTGGGGCGGACGTGGTGGTGGTCGACCTGGAGGACGCGGTGGCGCCCGAGGCGAAGGAGAGCGCTCGGGCGGCGGTGGTCACCTGGCTGGGGTCGTTGTCGTCAGAGGCGGCTGCGGCCGTCGTCGTACGGGTGAACGCGGCGGGCACGCCGTGGCACGAGGCCGATCTGGAGGCCGTCGCGGGTCGGGCGGGCGCGGTGATGATGGCTAAGGCGGAGGCCGGTACGCCGCTCGCCGCGGCGGGCCGCCGCGTGCCGGTGATCGCGCTGATCGAGACCGCGACCGGGGCCCTGGACGCCCGGGCGATCGCGGCGACCGAGGGCGTGGTGCGGCTGGCGTTCGGCAGCTTCGACCTAGCTGCCGAGCTCGGCATCGACCCGCTCGACGCGCAGGCACTCGTGCCCAGCCGCGGCGCGCTCGTGCTGGCCAGCGCCGCCGCCGGGATCGCCGGTCCGATCGACGGCGTGCACGCCGCGATCGACGACGTCGAGGCGCTCACCGCCGAGGCCGACGCCGCTCGCCGGCTCGGGTTCGGGGGCAAGCTCTGCATCCATCCGAGGCAGGTGGCCGTCGTCGATGCTGTGCTGCGTCCGAGTGCGGCCGACGTCGCCTGGGCCAGGTCGATCCTGGACGCCACCGCCGTCGCACACGAGGGTGGCGTCGCGACCGTCGACGGGCGGATGGTGGACAAGCCCGTGATCGACCGGGCCACCCGGATCATCGCCGCCGCCGCGCGGAAGGAGGACGCATGA